TTGGCGCACCTGGCGCAATATTACAAGCAATACGAAAGCGGAAAACTGGAGTTGTAGCCATTACGATTTTCAGTCGAGAAAGCGGTGCGCAATTTCCGGTGACGGAATTTCGCAAACCTCTTTCTTGCCAAACCAACGATACCGGTTTCGGGCTATCCAGTGATAAACTTTATCCCGGAAGGAAACCGGCAAAACGTTAAAGATAACCAGCCAGTTCCACGGAGCTTTCAGGTGACGGGCAATCCGCAAGGCAGCTGTCGAAGCGGTAAAAACCTGGTTCTTCTCGATAAGAACGACGCTGTCTGCATCTTCCGGAAGAGCATATTGGTAGCGAACTTCAGAGGCAAATTTCCCTTGCAACGGAGCAAAGCGGTAGCGCGGACTCTTCTCATATTTCAGAATAAACCGAACAGATGCGTTGCATAGGTTACATACGCCGTCGAAAAGGATGACGGGCCCTATTCCTTCCTTATTTCTATCTCCGGAATTCATTGACGCGATTGATAGTCTTTGACGATTCCTTCGGTCAGCCAATCCGCCAGTGCCTGTCGATTATCGGGGTAGATGAGTCGCTGCTGATCGCGTGTGTGGTTGATGTTCCCCATTTCGATGTAAACCGCCGTGGGGTTGGTTCGTGTGAGCATGTATAGCCGCCTGCTCGTTACGGTGCCGTTGTATCCACGATTCGGTTGGTTCTCCTTATAATTTACTTTCATGGAATGGCGCATCGCTTCGGCCAGTTGTTCACCGCTCTTGCTTTTTTCGAAGTGATAGAAGAAAAGGTCGATGTTTCGGTGCCGGTTCCGCGCATCCACATGGATGACGATGCATCGTTTATATTTGGATGACGGGTCTCGCTTGTACAGCTCATTCACCGTGGCCGCCCGTTGACGAAGCCGTTCGTTTTGGTCGAGCGGTATTTTCTGGTGTGGGTAACAATATTCATCCGAACGATTCTCTAAATAATATTCGTCGCGGATTCCGTCTTTCGGGTCACGAATAATGAAATATACTTTGGCTCCGTGTTGAATCAGCGCTCTGCCCAGTCGCAATGTGACGTCGTAGGCATATTCGTCTTCGGTTAACCGGTGCTTACCAATTTTCCCCATCGCTCCCGGATCAGGACCTCCGTGTCCGCTTACGAGGTAAAATACAGCGCCTTCCAGTTTTCGGTCCTGAATCCGCACCTTCTCGTACTCTTTACCAAACAGTGGTTCTTCGGCATACAATGTGGCTACCGGAAGCAGATAGCTTTGTCCCTCATATAAAGTATTGTTCGGCCCCAGCTTCGACTTATTCAGTTCGATGAATTTATTCAGATATTCGCCGGCAGGAAGACCATTTCTTTCCAGTAAGTTATAAATACCGTCGCCTCTTTTCGCTTTTACTTCCGGGTGGTCTGAATTCTGCGCAAAGCTATTCCCAAACCAAAAGAGAATAAAAATGGTGTGGATGGTAATACGGATGAGAATGGAGGGAGATTCGGGAATCTTTTTGTGCATTAGGTTGGTGCCTTTTTTAATCCTACTTCACTTTTTTGCTAAAATAACCTCAGTTTCAGACAAAATCAATACTTCTGAAGAGGTATTTACCAATTAACCTTGTTCCGTCATAAATAGTTTAGGGAATGTTTTGTTATTTTCAACCATTACAAAAATGAATAGACTTTTGTTTCCACTGATGAAAATTGAACGAATGCGGAAGTTTTTCCTGTTGCTGGTATTGGCATCGGCCCTGGCATCGTGTCAGCAGCATACTGCAACTGTTGGCCAGGCACAGTATCAGAACATCAAACTGGATTCCACACTGAAGGTGTCGGCCGACCCTAAAATTCAAGCCCAAATACAACCTTATCGCGATAGCCTGGAGGCACAGATGTCCCAAAAACTTTGTGTTGCTCAGGAGGCGCTGCTTGCCGGAAGACCGGAAAGTCTGCTGGGAAATTTTGTGTCCGATTTGGTTTTGGCTGAAGGGAAAGCAATCTGTCAAGAGAAATATCCGGATGTCCATCCTGCGGTGAGCTACATGAACCGGGGAGGTTTTCGGGCACCCATCCCGAAAGGAGAAGTGACGGTAAAAAATATCTTTGAACTGATGCCTTTCGAAAATGAAGTGGTTTTGCTGAAGTTGAAAGGCAGTGATTTGCGTCGTTTGATGAATCACATGGCTTCGCGGGGCGGAGAAGGTGTTGCCGGAATGCGTTTCGGTATCCGGAAAGACAAAGCCATCAAATGTCGCGTTGACGGAGAGCCGCTGGATAACGACAAAACGTACTGGATGGTAACGAGTGATTATTTGGCCGATGGCGGTGATGGTAGCAAGACGTTATCGAAGAATCTGCAGCGGATAAATACCGGTGTGAAGCTGCGTGATCTGATTATCGCTCATATGCGGAAGCTGGGTGAAGAAGGAAAGATGGCAACAGCAAAACTCGATGGGAGGATTTATCATGCAAAATAGGAGAACGTTTATCAAGAACCTGGCGGCCGGCTCGGTTGGTGTAGGCTTGTTGGGAAAAGCTGCCGTTTCGCTGGCTGCTAAGAGTGATGACTACACCAAATTGAGCATTCTGCATACCAATGATTGGCACTCGCATATCGATCCGTTTCCGGCCGATGCGCCCCGTCATGCAAACGAAGGGGGAATGGCTCGTCGTAGTGCGTTGATCAATCAAATACGAAAAGAAGAAAAGAATATTCTGCTGCTTGATGCCGGCGATGTTTTCCAGGGAACTCCCTATTTCAACTTCTATAAAGGAAAGCTGGAGTTTGAACTGATGAGCGAAGTCGGTTATGATGCAGCCACCATTGGAAACCACGAGTTCGACAATGGTTTGGAAGGAATTGACAAGCAATTGCCGCATGCGAAATTCCCGTTTATCTGCTCCAATTACGATTTTTCCGATACCATCCTTGCCGGGAAGACGATGAAGAACAAAGTATTCGAGCGGGGAGGAATCAGGATTGGAGTATACGGACTCGGTGTTGAACTGAACGGTCTGGTGGCACCCAACAACTTTGGGAAAACCCGTTACCTCGACCCGTTGAAGGTGGCGTTGGAACAGGAGAAATACTTACGTGAAGAACAGGGAGCGGACATGGTTGTCTGCCTCTCGCATCTGGGATACAAATACCGGGACGACAAAGTGAGCGACCAGGTGATCGCAGATAATACCTATGCTACCGATCTGATTATTGGCGGTCATACGCATACGTTCCTCGAACGTCCGGAAATGCATACCAACAAAGCTGGCAAGCAGATTTTGGTGAACCAGGTAGGATGGGCCGGTTTGCTCCTCGGACGTATCGACTTTTACGTAACGCGCAAAGGAGATACCAAACCGGAATATACGGCAATCCCAATCAAGTAAATACAACAAAGACTGTTAAAAGATATTCCCCGGCCGGAAATGGTTGGGGATTTTTGTATGGCAAAAAGGAAGTGAGAGCGATATTCGTTTTGAAGAAGACATAAAAAAACCGCATTAACCCCTAGTTGTGTAAAACCCCGATGAAACAGGATTTGAGTGCCTGACTGGTCAGACTTCCAATGGCAGTAAAACTGCCTCCACCCGAAAGTGGAGTAAGGCCTGTCTTAGCAATCATAAGCTTACTCGGTACTATTAATAACGTTGAGTTTACCAATATACAGGAATTAATGCGGAAACATTATTTCGTTTTCAATGAACGTTCTTAACTATCACTACATCGAAAGTACACCGCATCTCCCAATTTTCCAAGCGTTCGGGCGCTTTTTTATGCTCATGTTCCATATTCGGAGGTAAACCTCTCTGATTCTTAAATCATTGAGAAAACCTGTTTTGCAATATTTAACGTTTATGTTAATATGCGTACTGTAATGTACATAAAATCAACATGATGTGTTGTGATGTTAAGTTAAAGTGCAGGTGGCCGTTATTTTTTGTAAAAATTATTTTGAGCAAGTGAAAATCATTTCTACATTTGCAGCACCCAAAATCAACGGAGAGGTGGGTGAGTGGCTGAAACCAGCAGTTTGCTAAACTGCCGTACGGGTAACCGTACCGGGGGTTCGAATCCCCCTCTCTCCGCCACATCAGCGGATTCCTCCGGGAGTCTTTTTTTACGATTCGGGGTGTAGCGCAGTCCGGTTAGCGCACCTGCTTTGGGAGCAGGGGGTCCCAGGTTCGAATCCTGGTACCCCGACGAATCAAGATTCATTCTGAATCAAAAGCCTGTTAATCGTATGATTAGCAGGCTTTCTTATTTTTTGTCATATCAATTCAAACCATTAAAAACCGGTTGCCGTGTGAACTATAAGGTGACCTTTTTTTTGTGATTAATTTTGGTTCATCGTTGGCGCTGCATGGCTAGTAAATACTGGGTGTTTGAAAGGTTGTCGTTTGACCCGGTTTAGGTGGTTTAGATGCAGAATAGAGCGATTTAGGACACTTTTAGGTGACCTATTAGGTGACCATCCAAGTGATTTCATCTTTTTTAAAACGAATTGATATGAAAAGGAAAGTAATGACTGCTACTTTGGGCGTTCATTTTGTCATACGGAAGAGCAAGCTCATAGGGGGCAAAGCGCCTATTTATGCCCGTGTTACAGTGAATAAAGAGCGCTGTGAAATTTCTATCAAAAAATTTGTTGATGTCAAAGTCTGGAATCCACAAAAAGGGAGGGGGCGAATCCTTGCGGATGAATACAAAAACCTTACTTTTCATCTGTCACGCCACACATTTGCCACCACCATAACTTTATGTAATGGTGTTCCGATTGAATCGGTCGGCAAAATGCTGGGGCATTCCAAATTGAGTACAACTCAGATTTATGCAAAAGTGGTAGAGACAAAATTGGGCAAGGAGATGAGTAAATTGAGGGATAAGCTGGGCGAATAAGTATTGAATTTAAAGAATGATTTTTCTTCATATAGAAGAAGGACTCTGCAATGAATGTCAGCCGATGACGATTATGGTTTTGATGACTTTTTGAGCTGTTTTTTGTTGACTTGTAACTGTCGGTTTTTGTTTCCTTTTTTTCGGTACAATTTCTTTAGTGAACCATTGGCGCTTTTGAAATTGGAATCTCAATTGGAAGATTACACCGTCTTTTGGTGGGTGAGGGATATGTTTTGGAATTTTTCCCGGGAAGTGACGTCTTCTTTGAAACCTGACTTTCACTAGGCTCACCCCCGCATGGTTTAGAGTTGGACAGCTTAAATAACATGCAGAAAACACATATCATGGTAACTAGCAAAATAATATGGAGAACTAATTTTTTGAATCGGATTTGTTCTTTCATTGCGGTAATTCCAATTCGAAATATGGATATAGAGTCATAACTCCACTTGATGTGAGTCAAGAATTAGACGGGGTGATTAATAATTGAAATTAAAATGCGGGATGCGGATATAAAAGAATCTCTTTTTAATATTCTGCTTGCTAGCGGATAATCGTGCGAAATGTCAGATTTATTCTGGGTTGATGAACCTTTCTCATTTTAGGTAAACTGTGTAACCAGTGAGTCTGAGTCTCATCTTTCATGATTAAAAGACTACCATGCGCTAAAGCGAAGGAGAGTTTTTCTTTTGTGTGTTTGTGTTTTAAGCTGAATTTGCGTTCAGCGCCGAAGCTCAAAGAAGCAATGGTGCCGTTCTTTTTTAAATCTTTTTCAGCATCACTGTGCCAGGCCATCCCTTCTTCACCTGAGTGATACAGATTTAGTAAACAAGAATTGAATTTCTCGTTTATTTTATTCTCAACAAGAGCTTTGAGTTCCAGTAGTTCGTTTGTCCAGGACAAAGCCCGGCGTGTTACACCGGAGTAAGCATAGTCATAATTTTCATCTCCATACCATGCTACTTCTCTTTTTGTCAGAAGGTGTTTCCCATATACTATAGCTTCATCATGCTTCCACTGAATTGAGGTCAGCAGATATCGCAGGTAATCGTCGGCCTTCTGCTTTGACAGTATTCTACCAAAGTAATTCACGGTTCCGTCTTTGGGCAGAAGGTTTTTATTCTCGTTGATCAGTGTGTTGAACAAATCCATTTGTGATATTCTTTCTTCATGCAATTTCCACAAGGCCTGTACCCCCTTTCGAGGGCTTCCTGTTCGGAAGTAAAAAACAGACGATTTTCCTGTTTCATCTTTTTACCAGAGGAACAGGAAAGTGTTCCGTAGATTTTTAATTTTCCGTTACCGGCAAATGTGAGTTCATGATGTCTAATCTTTGAGTGCAAACTGGCCTTGTCTATTTCTGTGTGCCGGATCATGAGCTAAGACTGTGCATCATGAAATATGATTCCTAATGTATGTCTTTTCCCTGAATGTAATTCACTGACACCGTGTTTCATTGCAGCCCTGTAATATCCGTTGTTCCCCTTCGCCGGACGGAAATTGGTCGGAAATATCAGCATATCGCCTTTTCGAGGCGTTAAAACAATCGCCTTTGATTGAGCTCTGGGAGTTTGTTGGATCAATACGAATTCACCTCCTTCGTAATCCATACCTGGTTCATTAAGGAATAAGACCAGCTGCATCGGAAAGTAAACTTCACCGTATAAATCCTGATGCATGGTATTGAATCCGCCTTTTTCGTAGCGCAATATTAGCGGAGTTGGCTTGTCCTGACGATTGTCGAGACAAAGCTTCCGTAAATCGTCTAATGCTGACGGGAAAGATTTCCCGGTCCGGAGAACTCGCATCCAGGAATTGGCAATAGGAGCAAGATAGGGATATACCTTGCTTCTGATTGTTTCGATTAAATCGGGCAGTGGATAATCGAAGTATTTGTATTCACCTAGACCAAACCGGTGACGGGCCATTACTACTTTTTTACGATAGCCTTCGGGTTGGTCATAAAGAGCCAGCAATGTTTTACAGGATTCTTTGGATAAGAATTTTGAAATAATTGCGTATCCTTTCTGATGAAGTTCTTCGCCAACAGTCGGCCAGTCGATTTTGTCTATTCTTTTTTCAATCGGTTTCATTATATCCCTTTTTATCGACAAGAATTTGATGGTGTAAAGGCGAGACGAAATAATTGTTATGGAAATCCGAATCTTACTCGATTAATCATTTAGTTTGGCTGCCTCCCAGCCAATAATCGCCGATTTTCGCGCTGTTCCCCAGCGGTAACCGCTTAGCATTCCCGTGGATTGAATTACTCTGTGGCATGGGATCAAGTAGGCTACGGGATTTTTCCCAATTGCAGAGCCGACACCTCTGGAGGCTGTAGGCTGCTCGATCTCGCGGGCTATATTCCCATACGTGGACAATCTTCCCAACGGAATTTTCAGTAACGACTCCCATACTTTTAACTGGAACTTCGTTCCTTTCAGATGGAGTTTGACCTCGTTCAGTTTACTCCAGTCACGAGTGAAAATATTCAGTGCATTTTCCTGAATTAAATCAGTATTTTGCCGGAATAGCGCATTGGGAAACTGATTTTGTAAAATCGCAAATGCGCCTGTCTGCTTTTCATAAAATGATAGATGACAAATACCCTTGGGGGTTGAAGCAACCAGGATATTACCAAAAGGGCTTTCGGCAAAACTGTAATTAATATGAAGTTTCTCTCCGCCATTTTTATATTCAGCAGGCGTCATACCTTCAATCGAAACAAAAAGATCATGAAGTCTACCGGTTCCTGAAAGGCCTGTTTCAAAAGCCGTATCGAACAGCGTAGCCCGATTTTCTCTCAATAGTTTTTTAGCATACTCAACGCTCGTGTATTGTAGGAACTTCTTTGGGGTCGTCCCCGCCCATTCAGCGAAAAGCCGTTGAAAATGAAAGGGGCTGAGATGAACTTGCTCTGCAATTTCTTCGAGGCTGGGTTGTTTCCTGAAATTATTTCTTAAGAAATGAATGGCCTCTTCAATTCGGGCGTAATTGTAGGTTTCTTGCTTTTCCATGATTTTATTATTTGCCAGTTTCTGATACAAACATCGGAAAGCTCAAATCGTCATACTACCCGAATCTTGCTATTATTCACCTTTCTCACAAACAACCAGTTTTTGGTAGATAAAACCTTTGCGGGGCTTACCTGGTTATCCGGAATTTCTGTAAATTTCCAGGAAACTCCTTCCGGGACATCGGAATAGGAAGAAATGCTCGGCGCTTTCTTTAATGAAGTTTCAGAACGGAAAATTATGTTCCTTTAGATGCTCATTGGCCATGGCTGTGGTACGAAAAGGAGCATTGTCAAGCATCCTGCAAGCGCCAGATTTTTGGTGAAATTTATTCTCTCGGTCATTCTGGTCATCGGGTCCTTGAATCTCCAGAATGTATGTACAGTTAACGTTACGGGCAGGAGGAACATGATTAATGAAACCACGCCGAAGTCTGGTTCAAAACCTGTAAGAATGCTTGAGCCGCCCAACAATAATAACACACCTCCTGCGATGACCGCTGTTCCCGCCATTGGTACTCCCCTCGATTTAGCAAAATTGCTAACCATATTGAACTGAAAAAAATGATGACTTGCATTTTCCAAAAAGTAGATGCCTACAACTACTCTTGCGACTAAAAACAGTATTTCCATCTTGAATTTCTCGGTTTAACAGTGAAAATTTTGATGATATTTTTTGCGTCATTGCCTTTCAGGCAATATTTATGATTGATGAGGTGTTATTCTATCTATTATCACGAAGTTGGGTATTGGTTCCAGTGTTTCAATTAGAGGTTGAACCTGTGGGTATCGTTCTTGCTTGGTGTTATATGGGAAATGTGTGTCCCACATGACGCACACTAAAACATACACTTTTAATCTTTATGGATAGCACAACTTTTTGTTTCATTTTTTATGTGAAATTTGTTTAATGCCAAATAAAATTTTGTCAATCCTTTTTTGAGTCTATGAAGTCATTGTTTTCTTAACCTTAAAATGACCTCGTTACCCAACGTTTTGGTGTTGACAAGGAATACTCCGCCCAGAATTACCGAAAACCACACAAAAAAGAAGGAGGAAAGTTGTTCCC
This Prolixibacter sp. NT017 DNA region includes the following protein-coding sequences:
- a CDS encoding thiol-disulfide oxidoreductase DCC family protein — its product is MNSGDRNKEGIGPVILFDGVCNLCNASVRFILKYEKSPRYRFAPLQGKFASEVRYQYALPEDADSVVLIEKNQVFTASTAALRIARHLKAPWNWLVIFNVLPVSFRDKVYHWIARNRYRWFGKKEVCEIPSPEIAHRFLD
- a CDS encoding N-acetylmuramoyl-L-alanine amidase, whose translation is MHKKIPESPSILIRITIHTIFILFWFGNSFAQNSDHPEVKAKRGDGIYNLLERNGLPAGEYLNKFIELNKSKLGPNNTLYEGQSYLLPVATLYAEEPLFGKEYEKVRIQDRKLEGAVFYLVSGHGGPDPGAMGKIGKHRLTEDEYAYDVTLRLGRALIQHGAKVYFIIRDPKDGIRDEYYLENRSDEYCYPHQKIPLDQNERLRQRAATVNELYKRDPSSKYKRCIVIHVDARNRHRNIDLFFYHFEKSKSGEQLAEAMRHSMKVNYKENQPNRGYNGTVTSRRLYMLTRTNPTAVYIEMGNINHTRDQQRLIYPDNRQALADWLTEGIVKDYQSRQ
- a CDS encoding 5'-nucleotidase C-terminal domain-containing protein, yielding MNRLLFPLMKIERMRKFFLLLVLASALASCQQHTATVGQAQYQNIKLDSTLKVSADPKIQAQIQPYRDSLEAQMSQKLCVAQEALLAGRPESLLGNFVSDLVLAEGKAICQEKYPDVHPAVSYMNRGGFRAPIPKGEVTVKNIFELMPFENEVVLLKLKGSDLRRLMNHMASRGGEGVAGMRFGIRKDKAIKCRVDGEPLDNDKTYWMVTSDYLADGGDGSKTLSKNLQRINTGVKLRDLIIAHMRKLGEEGKMATAKLDGRIYHAK
- a CDS encoding bifunctional UDP-sugar hydrolase/5'-nucleotidase, which gives rise to MGGFIMQNRRTFIKNLAAGSVGVGLLGKAAVSLAAKSDDYTKLSILHTNDWHSHIDPFPADAPRHANEGGMARRSALINQIRKEEKNILLLDAGDVFQGTPYFNFYKGKLEFELMSEVGYDAATIGNHEFDNGLEGIDKQLPHAKFPFICSNYDFSDTILAGKTMKNKVFERGGIRIGVYGLGVELNGLVAPNNFGKTRYLDPLKVALEQEKYLREEQGADMVVCLSHLGYKYRDDKVSDQVIADNTYATDLIIGGHTHTFLERPEMHTNKAGKQILVNQVGWAGLLLGRIDFYVTRKGDTKPEYTAIPIK
- a CDS encoding tyrosine-type recombinase/integrase, with the protein product MKRKVMTATLGVHFVIRKSKLIGGKAPIYARVTVNKERCEISIKKFVDVKVWNPQKGRGRILADEYKNLTFHLSRHTFATTITLCNGVPIESVGKMLGHSKLSTTQIYAKVVETKLGKEMSKLRDKLGE
- a CDS encoding alpha-ketoglutarate-dependent dioxygenase AlkB, which produces MDLFNTLINENKNLLPKDGTVNYFGRILSKQKADDYLRYLLTSIQWKHDEAIVYGKHLLTKREVAWYGDENYDYAYSGVTRRALSWTNELLELKALVENKINEKFNSCLLNLYHSGEEGMAWHSDAEKDLKKNGTIASLSFGAERKFSLKHKHTKEKLSFALAHGSLLIMKDETQTHWLHSLPKMRKVHQPRINLTFRTIIR
- a CDS encoding Ada metal-binding domain-containing protein, with the translated sequence MIRHTEIDKASLHSKIRHHELTFAGNGKLKIYGTLSCSSGKKMKQENRLFFTSEQEALERGYRPCGNCMKKEYHKWICSTH
- a CDS encoding 2OG-Fe(II) oxygenase gives rise to the protein MKPIEKRIDKIDWPTVGEELHQKGYAIISKFLSKESCKTLLALYDQPEGYRKKVVMARHRFGLGEYKYFDYPLPDLIETIRSKVYPYLAPIANSWMRVLRTGKSFPSALDDLRKLCLDNRQDKPTPLILRYEKGGFNTMHQDLYGEVYFPMQLVLFLNEPGMDYEGGEFVLIQQTPRAQSKAIVLTPRKGDMLIFPTNFRPAKGNNGYYRAAMKHGVSELHSGKRHTLGIIFHDAQS
- a CDS encoding methylated-DNA--[protein]-cysteine S-methyltransferase encodes the protein MEKQETYNYARIEEAIHFLRNNFRKQPSLEEIAEQVHLSPFHFQRLFAEWAGTTPKKFLQYTSVEYAKKLLRENRATLFDTAFETGLSGTGRLHDLFVSIEGMTPAEYKNGGEKLHINYSFAESPFGNILVASTPKGICHLSFYEKQTGAFAILQNQFPNALFRQNTDLIQENALNIFTRDWSKLNEVKLHLKGTKFQLKVWESLLKIPLGRLSTYGNIAREIEQPTASRGVGSAIGKNPVAYLIPCHRVIQSTGMLSGYRWGTARKSAIIGWEAAKLND
- a CDS encoding DoxX family membrane protein; this encodes MEILFLVARVVVGIYFLENASHHFFQFNMVSNFAKSRGVPMAGTAVIAGGVLLLLGGSSILTGFEPDFGVVSLIMFLLPVTLTVHTFWRFKDPMTRMTERINFTKNLALAGCLTMLLFVPQPWPMSI